The Sesamum indicum cultivar Zhongzhi No. 13 linkage group LG1, S_indicum_v1.0, whole genome shotgun sequence genome includes a window with the following:
- the LOC105164405 gene encoding phospholipase D alpha 1, translating into MSQILLHGTLHATIFEVDNLKGGGGGIFSKLMENIEETVGIGKGVSQLYATIDLEKSRVGRTRLIENEPSNPRWYESFHIYCAHMASNVIFTVKDDNPIGATLIGRAYVPVHDLLEGDEVDRWAEILDEDKNPITEGSKIHVKLQFFDITRDRNWAHGIQSSKNPGVPYTFFAQRTGCQVSLFQDAHVPDNFIPKIPLSGGKHYEPQRCWEDVFEAITNAKHLIYITGWSVYTEIELIRDSRRQKSGGDTTLGELLKKKASEGVKVLMLVWDDRTSVGLLKKDGLMATHDEETYNYFQDTEVNCVLCPRNPDDGGSIVQNLQISTMFTHHQKIVVVDSAMPRGGSQKRRLVSFVGGIDLCDGRYDTPFHSLFRTLDTAHHDDFHQPNFTGAAITKGGPREPWHDIHSRLEGPIAWDVLFNFEQRWRKQGGTDVLLQIRELDNVIIPPSPVMYPDDHETWNVQLFRSIDGGAAFGFPEAPEEAAGAGLVSGKDNIIDRSIQDAYIHAIRRAKNFIYIENQYFLGSCFGWDSDDINIQEIGALHLIPKELSLKVVSKIEAGERFTIYVVVPMWPEGIPESASVQAILDWQRRTIEMMYKDVVQALSAKGIEEDPRNYLTFFCLGNREVKRSGEYEPSETPEADSDYAEAQKARRFMIYVHSKMMIVDDEYIIVGSANINQRSMDGARDSEIAMGGYQPYHLATRRPARGQVHGFRMALWYEHLGMLDDSFVQPQSEQCVRKVNEMADKYWDLYASDQLQSDLPGHLLRYPIGIASSGAVTELPGQEFFPDTKARILGAKSDYLPPILTT; encoded by the exons ATGTCTCAAATATTGCTTCATGGGACTCTGCATGCCACGATCTTTGAAGTGGATAACCTCAAGGGTGGCGGGGGAGGTATCTTTAGCAAG CTTATGGAGAACATTGAGGAGACTGTTGGTATAGGAAAAGGAGTTTCCCAACTATATGCAACTATTGATTTAGAGAAGTCTAGAGTTGGGAGAACGAGATTGATCGAAAATGAACCCAGCAATCCTAGGTGGTATGAGTCTTTTCACATTTACTGTGCACATATGGCATCAAATGTAATATTCACTGTCAAAGATGATAATCCGATCGGTGCAACTCTAATTGGAAGAGCCTACGTGCCGGTTCATGATCTCTTGGAAGGTGATGAAGTGGATAGGTGGGCTGAGATATTGGATGAAGACAAGAATCCCATAACTGAAGGTTCTAAGATCCATGTGAAGCTACAGTTTTTTGATATTACTCGAGATCGTAACTGGGCTCATGGAATTCAAAGCTCCAAGAATCCCGGAGTCCCATACACCTTCTTTGCTCAGAGAACGGGTTGTCAAGTTTCTCTGTTCCAGGATGCTCATGTGCCGGACAATTTTATTCCTAAGATCCCCCTGTCTGGAGGAAAGCATTATGAGCCCCAAAGATGTTGGGAAGATGTTTTTGAAGCAATCACCAATGCAAAACATTTGATTTACATCACTGGTTGGTCTGTGTACACTGAGATTGAATTAATACGGGATTCAAGGAGGCAAAAGTCAGGAGGTGATACTACCCTTGGTGAGCTGCTCAAGAAGAAAGCAAGCGAAGGTGTTAAAGTTCTTATGCTTGTTTGGGATGATAGAACCTCTGTGGGTCTTCTGAAGAAAGATGGCTTGATGGCCACCCATGACGAAGAGACTTACAACTACTTTCAAGACACAGAAGTGAACTGTGTGTTATGTCCTCGGAATCCAGATGATGGTGGAAGCATTGTGCAGAACTTGCAGATTTCCACCATGTTTACTCATCATCAGAAGATTGTGGTTGTGGACAGCGCTATGCCTAGAGGAGGATCTCAGAAGAGGAGGCTTGTGAGCTTTGTGGGAGGAATTGATCTTTGTGATGGGAGGTATGATACTCCTTTCCATTCACTTTTTAGGACATTGGATACAGCCCATCACGACGATTTTCATCAGCCAAATTTCACTGGAGCTGCAATCACGAAAGGTGGGCCGAGGGAGCCTTGGCACGACATTCATTCTCGGTTGGAAGGACCCATTGCATGGGATGTCTTATTTAACTTTGAGCAGAGATGGAGGAAGCAAGGTGGAACGGATGTGTTACTCCAAATAAGGGAGCTTGACAATGTCATCATACCACCATCTCCAGTAATGTACCCTGATGACCACGAGACGTGGAATGTTCAGCTATTCAGATCGATCGACGGTGGGGCTGCATTTGGATTCCCTGAAGCCCCTGAAGAGGCAGCCGGAGCAGGTCTGGTTAGTGGGAAGGATAATATAATCGATCGAAGCATTCAGGATGCATACATTCATGCAATACGTCGTGCCAAGAATTTCATTTACATAGAAAATCAGTACTTTCTTGGATCCTGTTTTGGCTGGGATTCTGATGATATCAATATCCAGGAAATTGGAGCTCTGCATCTCATCCCCAAGGAACTTTCTTTGAAGGTTGTTAGCAAAATTGAAGCCGGGGAAAGATTCACCATCTACGTGGTGGTACCTATGTGGCCGGAAGGGATCCCTGAGAGCGCATCGGTTCAGGCTATCTTAGATTGGCAGAGGAGGACAATCGAGATGATGTACAAAGACGTCGTCCAGGCCCTTAGTGCTAAGGGCATCGAGGAGGATCCAAGAAATTACCTGACATTCTTCTGTCTTGGCAATAGAGAGGTGAAGAGGAGTGGAGAGTATGAGCCTTCTGAGACACCAGAAGCAGACTCAGATTACGCAGAAGCTCAGAAAGCTCGCCGGTTTATGATCTATGTTCACTCCAAGATGATGATTG TTGatgatgaatatataatagttgGATCGGCCAACATCAACCAACGATCGATGGACGGTGCAAGGGATTCTGAGATAGCAATGGGAGGTTACCAGCCGTATCATTTGGCAACCAGGAGGCCAGCGAGGGGTCAAGTCCACGGCTTCAGGATGGCCTTATGGTATGAACACCTTGGCATGCTGGACGACTCCTTCGTCCAGCCTCAAAGTGAGCAATGTGTGAGGAAGGTGAATGAGATGGCTGACAAGTACTGGGATCTCTATGCTAGCGACCAACTCCAGAGCGACCTGCCTGGTCATCTGCTTCGGTACCCCATCGGGATCGCCAGCAGTGGAGCCGTCACCGAGCTGCCTGGACAAGAGTTCTTCCCAGACACCAAAGCTCGAATACTTGGTGCTAAATCTGACTACCTCCCACCGATCCTCACAACCTAA
- the LOC105164414 gene encoding uncharacterized protein LOC105164414 isoform X2: MAAAFLTSQVLFLATALAASAGTVFLFDLLRERCFPPPQIPRNQDSLIQRKQLLKSCLSSGKPLQPQENKKRKRKKKRVQFADDVKDSKSNGNRKKHRKFAETDEKSCCGNAVVGLKKLPANRATLYSGILIRERLRRMGTLC; the protein is encoded by the exons ATGGCTGCTGCTTTCTTGACTTCTCAAGTCCTGTTCTTGGCCACAGCATTGGCTGCTTCCGCAGGCACCGTATTCCTCTTTGATCTCTTAAGGGAAAGGTGTTTTCCTCCTCCTCAAATTCCCCGGAATCAAGATTCCCTTATCCAACGAAAACAACTTCTAAAATCTTGCTTATCTTCAGGTAAACCTCTCCAAccccaagaaaataaaaaaaggaaa aggaagaagaagagagtgCAATTTGCAGATGATGTGAAAGATTCAAAGAGCAATGGCAACAGaaaaaaacacagaaaatTTGCTGAAACCGATGAGAAGAGTTGTTGCGGGAATGCGGTTGTTGGGTTGAAGAAATTGCCGGCGAATCGGGCGACTTTGTACAGTGGGATTCTCATCAGGGAGCGATTGCGGAGAATGGGTACTCTGTGTTGA
- the LOC105164414 gene encoding uncharacterized protein LOC105164414 isoform X1 gives MAAAFLTSQVLFLATALAASAGTVFLFDLLRERCFPPPQIPRNQDSLIQRKQLLKSCLSSGSKKTVKSQRKKKRVQFADDVKDSKSNGNRKKHRKFAETDEKSCCGNAVVGLKKLPANRATLYSGILIRERLRRMGTLC, from the exons ATGGCTGCTGCTTTCTTGACTTCTCAAGTCCTGTTCTTGGCCACAGCATTGGCTGCTTCCGCAGGCACCGTATTCCTCTTTGATCTCTTAAGGGAAAGGTGTTTTCCTCCTCCTCAAATTCCCCGGAATCAAGATTCCCTTATCCAACGAAAACAACTTCTAAAATCTTGCTTATCTTCAG GTAGCAAGAAAACGGTGAAATCacagaggaagaagaagagagtgCAATTTGCAGATGATGTGAAAGATTCAAAGAGCAATGGCAACAGaaaaaaacacagaaaatTTGCTGAAACCGATGAGAAGAGTTGTTGCGGGAATGCGGTTGTTGGGTTGAAGAAATTGCCGGCGAATCGGGCGACTTTGTACAGTGGGATTCTCATCAGGGAGCGATTGCGGAGAATGGGTACTCTGTGTTGA
- the LOC105164424 gene encoding uncharacterized protein LOC105164424 isoform X1, with protein MFMVGALLRFGSVAAWVFHIIACMGGCLGCDNKPKLSSTLHDPFKGQNNYGWKTSKGSLSEDFWTTSTVEMENSALQSHGSISSTSTLMQVQDAYGAGCSSKPSEFVNHGLILWNQTRQKWTGNKKPENRADELLEPRLSWNATYDSLLSSNKPFRQPIPLGEMVDFLVDIWEQEGMYD; from the exons ATGTTTATGGTGGGGGCCCTTTTACGGTTCGGATCGGTTGCAGCTTGGgtttttcatattattgcCTGCATGGG TGGTTGTCTTGGGTGCGATAATAAACCCAAACTGAGTTCCACACTTCATGACCCATTCAAAGGGCAGAATAACTACGGTTGGAAGACTTCGAAAGGTTCACTGTCTGAAGATTTTTGGACAACCAGCACCGTGGAGATGGAAAATAGTGCACTGCAATCACATGGAAGCATCTCTTCAACAAGTACCTTGATGCAGGTGCAGGATGCTTATGGCGCTGGTTGTTCAAGCAAACCATCTGAATTCGTAAATCATG GTCTTATTCTCTGGAACCAGACTCGCCAGAAATGGACAGGGAACAAGAAGCCTGAAAATCGAGCAGACGAGCTGCTTGAGCCCAGGTTAAG TTGGAACGCAACCTATGACAGTTTGCTCAGCAGCAACAAGCCGTTCCGCCAGCCCATTCCCCTCGGC GAAATGGTAGATTTTCTTGTGGATATTTGGGAGCAGGAGGGAATGTATGACTGA
- the LOC105164424 gene encoding uncharacterized protein LOC105164424 isoform X2, translating into MENSALQSHGSISSTSTLMQVQDAYGAGCSSKPSEFVNHGLILWNQTRQKWTGNKKPENRADELLEPRLSWNATYDSLLSSNKPFRQPIPLGEMVDFLVDIWEQEGMYD; encoded by the exons ATGGAAAATAGTGCACTGCAATCACATGGAAGCATCTCTTCAACAAGTACCTTGATGCAGGTGCAGGATGCTTATGGCGCTGGTTGTTCAAGCAAACCATCTGAATTCGTAAATCATG GTCTTATTCTCTGGAACCAGACTCGCCAGAAATGGACAGGGAACAAGAAGCCTGAAAATCGAGCAGACGAGCTGCTTGAGCCCAGGTTAAG TTGGAACGCAACCTATGACAGTTTGCTCAGCAGCAACAAGCCGTTCCGCCAGCCCATTCCCCTCGGC GAAATGGTAGATTTTCTTGTGGATATTTGGGAGCAGGAGGGAATGTATGACTGA
- the LOC105164435 gene encoding 26.5 kDa heat shock protein, mitochondrial — protein MALARLALKNLQQKACSASLLTRNATHASPWEKQRWASQILRGLSSAAEEKPDASREVAVANGGKKSKLFPRRRSRRGLWRSNNRDFVPSLWEFFPSGLGNALVQASENLNRLMENLSPTHLLGRAQEHDDCYKLRYNVPGLGKDDIKVTVEDGILRIRGEHKEEEEDGSDDEHWSARSYGYYDASLLLPEDAKVDEIKAEIKDGVLSIVIPKTERAKKDVKEIKVE, from the exons ATGGCTTTAGCTCGTTTGGCTCTCAAGAACTTGCAGCAGAAGGCGTGTTCTGCTTCTTTGTTGACTCGAAACGCGACTCACGCAAGTCCTTGGGAGAAACAGAGATGGGCTTCTCAGATTCTCCGTGGGCTCTCCTCGGCGGCGGAGGAGAAGCCGGACGCCTCCCGGGAGGTGGCGGTGGCTAACGGTGGCAAGAAATCGAAGCTGTTCccgaggaggaggagcagGAGGGGTCTTTGGAGGAGCAACAACCGTGACTTTGTTCCATCCCTTTGGG AATTCTTCCCTTCCGGACTAGGAAATGCACTGGTTCAAGCGTCGGAGAACCTAAACAGGCTAATGGAGAACCTCTCGCCCACCCATTTACTTGGGAGGGCGCAAGAGCACGACGATTGCTACAAACTGCGCTACAACGTGCCAGGGCTTGGGAAGGATGACATCAAAGTAACGGTGGAGGACGGGATTCTGAGGATCCGAGGCGAGCAcaaggaagaggaggaggatgGTTCCGACGACGAGCACTGGTCAGCAAGAAGCTACGGCTATTACGATGCGAGCTTGTTGCTGCCAGAGGACGCTAAGGTTGATGAGATAAAGGCCGAGATCAAGGACGGAGTGTTGAGTATTGTTATACCTAAAACAGAGAGGGCGAAGAAGGAtgttaaagaaattaaagttgAGTGA
- the LOC105164444 gene encoding uncharacterized protein LOC105164444, with amino-acid sequence MLLRSSSTPILNSWLPSSASGSGSSPESDTLPQLTRTRSVCLTTSFEESSCRSTPTRIADSRDPAKPKKSLRLLATPKPAKIQERREGQEVVSFFLSSSGLGAPVEEEGCLAVAERQRMPQSPVVGGSGGSGVGGGRTCGGGRGSGDGSGSGSQDPGRWRGRHSTDLYYEMMIEANPGNSLLLANYAKFLKEVKGDFAKAEEYYERAILANPSDGNVLSLYADLIWQTHKDADRAEAYFDQAVKTDPNDCYVLASYARFLWDAEDDEEEEEEEADAINSKQAASQTYNSPSKIFHNESHRPPLAAAS; translated from the exons ATGTTGCTGAGAAGCTCATCAACTCCAATCTTGAACTCATGGCTACCCAGTTCTGCATCCGGGTCGGGGTCTTCGCCGGAATCCGATACCCTGCCCCAGTTGACAAGAACGCGATCCGTCTGTCTGACGACGTCGTTTGAGGAAAGCTCCTGTAGGAGCACGCCAACCCGGATCGCGGACTCCAGAGACCCGGCGAAGCCCAAGAAGAGCTTGAGGCTGCTCGCGACCCCGAAGCCCGCGAAAATCCAGGAGAGACGAGAAGGGCAGGAGGTGGTCTCCTTTTTCCTGTCGAGCTCTGGCTTGGGCGCGCCGGTAGAGGAGGAGGGCTGTTTGGCGGTGGCCGAGAGGCAGAGAATGCCGCAGTCGCCGGTGGTGGGCGGCAGCGGAGGTAGCGGTGTCGGAGGTGGCAGGACGTGTGGTGGCGGGAGAGGGTCCGGTGACGGGTCGGGTTCGGGTTCACAGGACCCCGGGAGGTGGCGTGGACGCCATAGTACGGACCTGTACTATGAGATGATGATTGAGGCTAATCCCGGAAACTCTCTCTTGCTAGCAAATTATGCTAAATTCTTGAAAGAG GTGAAGGGAGACTTTGCAAAAGCAGAGGAGTATTATGAGAGAGCAATTTTGGCTAACCCCAGTGACGGCAACGTGTTATCACTCTATGCTGATCTAATATGGCAGACGCATAAAGATGCTGATAGAGCCGAGGCTTATTTTGATCAAGCTGTTAAAACTGACCCCAACGACTG TTATGTGCTGGCTTCATATGCACGGTTTTTGTGGGACGCCGAGGATgatgaggaagaggaagaggaagaggctGATGCCATAAATAGCAAACAGGCAGCATCACAGACATATAATTCACCTTCCAAGATCTTCCACAACGAATCTCATCGGCCTCCTCTTGCTGCAGCCTCTTAA
- the LOC105164453 gene encoding methyl-CpG-binding domain-containing protein 11: MADAQRGPKEDVVSVELPAPDSWKKLYLPKKGGTPKKNEIIFIAPTGEEIGNRKQLEQYLKAHPGSPALLEFDWGTGETPRRSARISEKVKTTPLSKEIEPPKKRGRRSSAKKDKEMETGKEETEGVKTTEMQDTGIGEKKDEEKGTEVTNEGKLEEDVAAKGSEPETKFEEKGPQENITADVDMQTDSEGKDSKTDAGENHGQTNTSVVEEKVEDKQVSGTIEEPESESAKLEIENDDTKQDKPDDRNGQAADGAETGMADGVAHESAGEANGFQENGSKTNNMQAQEQDKSLQGDSVDNGKVNQAPHHPSPTPISC, from the exons ATGGCGGACGCTCAGCGTGGACCAAAAGAGGATGTCGTGTCGGTGGAGCTCCCTGCGCCTGATTCGTGgaaaaaattg TACTTGCCAAAAAAAGGAGGTACTCCAAAGAAGAATGAGATCATATTCATCGCTCCCACTGGGGAGGAGATTGGCAACCGCAAACAGCTGGAGCAGTACCTAAAAGCTCACCCCGGAAGTCCTGCactattagaatttgattGGGGCACTGGTGAAACTCCAAGAAGATCAGCTAGGATCAGTGAGAAGGTCAAGACAACACCTCTATCCAAAGAGATTGAACCACCAAAGAAGCGAGGTAGAAGATCATCCGCTAAGAAAGACAAAGAAATGGAGAcaggaaaagaagaaactgaGGGTGTGAAAACAACTGAAATGCAAGATACAGGTATTGGTGAGAAGAAAGATGAAGAGAAGGGAACTGAGGTCACGAATGAAGGCAAACTGGAGGAAGATGTAGCAGCTAAGGGAAGTGAACCTGAGACCAAATTTGAGGAGAAGGGTCCACAGGAAAACATCACGGCTGACGTTGATATGCAGACTGACAGTGAAGGGAAGGATAGCAAAACTGACGCAGGTGAGAATCATGGTCAGACAAACACTTCAGTTGTGGAAGAAAAAGTTGAAGACAAACAGGTGTCTGGGACTATAGAGGAACCAGAGTCTGAATCTGCTaaacttgaaattgaaaaCGATGACACCAAACAAGATAAGCCAGATGATCGCAATGGGCAAGCTGCTGATGGAGCTGAGACTGGGATGGCCGATGGGGTGGCGCATGAATCTGCAGGAGAAGCAAATGGATTCCAGGAAAATGGCagtaaaactaataatatgcAAGCGCAGGAGCAAGATAAGAGTTTGCAAGGGGACTCTGTAGACAACGGCAAGGTGAACCAAGCGCCACAtcatccttctccaactcccATTAGTTGCTGA
- the LOC105164703 gene encoding glucan endo-1,3-beta-glucosidase 14-like: protein MVLCITSHFKMVGFFTFFLCSFLLLSFPFSDVLVVQAFTGTYGVNYGRIADNIPPPESVVTLLKAAKIKNIRIYDANHDVLRAFRGSGIEIIVGLGNEYLRDISVSQDRAIEWVKLNVEPFLPGTLIRGIAVGNEVLGGVDVELWEVLVPAVRNVYNALDHLRLSDRVEVSSPHSEAVFAITYPPSAGAFKESVLPYMRPLLHFFSQIGTPFYINAYPFLAYMSDPAHIDLNYALFLKNPGVYDAKTKLHYDNMFDAMVDASYAALEKVGFSNMEVIVSETGWASKGDENEAGANVKNARTYNRNLKKRLLKKKGTPYRPKRVVKAYVFALFNENLKPGPTSERNFGLFKADGSISYDVGFTGLIPSSASSVLGSIELLARVVCGAVVLMLI from the exons ATGGTCCTTTGTATTACTTCTCATTTCAAGATGGTGGGATTCTTTACCTTCTTCCTCTGCTCTTTCTTGCTCTTAAGTTTCCCTTTCTCAGATG TTTTAGTGGTGCAAGCTTTCACAGGTACATACGGAGTGAATTACGGCAGGATAGCCGATAACATCCCTCCACCAGAGAGTGTAGTGACCCTTCTAAAGGCAGCCAAGATCAAGAACATCAGAATATATGATGCTAATCATGATGTTTTGAGAGCCTTTAGAGGGTCAGGAATTGAAATAATCGTTGGACTTGGGAATGAATACTTGAGAGACATAAGCGTTAGTCAGGACCGTGCCATAGAGTGGGTGAAACTAAATGTTGAGCCCTTCCTCCCAGGAACACTAATACGTGGGATAGCTGTAGGAAACGAGGTTCTTGGAGGAGTTGATGTAGAACTGTGGGAGGTTCTTGTTCCAGCTGTGAGAAATGTGTACAATGCCCTTGACCATCTACGTTTGTCCGACAGAGTAGAGGTGTCGAGCCCACACTCTGAGGCTGTTTTCGCCATTACGTACCCTCCATCCGCAGGGGCATTCAAGGAGAGCGTTCTTCCTTACATGAGGCCACTCTTGCACTTTTTCTCACAGATTGGCACGCCGTTTTACATCAATGCCTACCCGTTCTTGGCCTACATGAGCGATCCGGCACACATTGATCTAAATTACGcccttttcttgaaaaacCCTGGAGTTTACGATGCTAAAACAAAGCTGCATTACGACAACATGTTTGATGCTATGGTGGATGCTTCTTATGCTGCCCTGGAAAAGGTTGGTTTCAGTAACATGGAAGTCATCGTTTCTGAGACCGGTTGGGCATCCAAGGGAGACGAAAATGAAGCTGGAGCTAACGTAAAGAACGCGAGGACATACAACCGTAATCTGAAGAAGAGGCTTCTAAAGAAGAAAGGGACTCCTTACAGGCCAAAGAGGGTGGTTAAGGCTTATGTTTTTGCGTTGTTTAATGAGAATTTGAAACCGGGTCCGACATCTGAGAGGAACTTTGGATTGTTTAAGGCTGATGGTAGCATTTCATATGATGTTGGGTTCACAGGGCTGATTCCTAGTTCAGCTTCCTCGGTTCTTGGCTCCATCGAG TTATTGGCTCGTGTTGTCTGTGGAGCAGTTGTGCTCATGCTGATCTGA